GGTGGGCTTCTTGTAGTCGTCTCCATCCTGCCACCGGTACTCGTAGCGCAGGCCCCCGGACATGATGGGGCAGGTGCGCTCGGTGCAGAACTCGCTGACCGTGCCGTAGATTAGGTTGATCCGGTTGAAGAAGTCCACCACGTGCACAGCAATCCAGTCATTGATGTTCTCTCCTTCAGGAAGCTGGACCACTTTCCTCAGGTCCAGGCCGGACTTCAGAGAGGCCTGGGCCTTCTTGTATAGTTCAAAGCGCTGGGTCCCAGGCTCGAAGCGCTTCCGAGGCCTGAAGGTTTTGTCTTTGCTGAAGACTTGTCCGAGACAGAGCGCCATTGTCTTAAAGGTGGACTCTATGTTGAGGCGTGAGCCTAAtggacagtgtgtgtatgtgtgtgtgtgtgtggggggggggttcctgAGAGGTGATTGGACAGGTTTCACGAACATAAGTTTGTTCAGGTTAAGGTGTTCTCTGAGGAGTTCTGAGAGCAGTGACCTCTACATTGGGGACGGTTGGGAATGCAGGGACATTTCTCTGAAAAATAGAGAAAACAACAAGAAAGGTCATGAGAGGTTAGAATGGCTTCTACCCCCATGATATCATGCCTGCAAACAAAGTACAACAATACTATCATGCCTGCAAATTAGGCAACATGATAGAAATCAGCAAACTAAATCAGCAAAGTATAAACAGTATTGTTAGCTTGTTTACAAAGGAAATGGCTTGAAGGACTTGATAAGCAAAGCATGTTGTGATTGTGAAACTGCTCTGAATATAAAATATGATCCCAAATATAAGGACAAACCAACAGTGGAGTGTACAAGAATCCATTTGCGGCATTCATTTCTGGAGGCTGCTATGTAAAATTAGCTGAaggttacaatactgacaaccATCTGGCCCATGAAATaggtccttgtgtgtgtgtatgtatgtatgtatgtatgtatgtatgtatgtatgtatgtatgtatgtatgtatgtatgtatgtatgtatgtacagttgaagtcggaagtttacatacacttacgttggagtcatcaaaacttgtttttcaaccactccacacatttcttgttaacaaactatagttttggtaagttgattaggacatctactttgtgcatgacacatgtcatttttccaacaattgtttacagacagattatttcacttataattcactgtatcacaattccagtgggtcagaagtgttgactgtgcctttaaacagcttggaaaattccagaaaatgatgtcatggctttagaagcttctgataggctaattgacatcatttgagtcaatttgaggtgcacctgtggatgtacttcaaggcctaccttcaaactcagttcctctttgcttgacatcatgggaaaatcaaaagaaatcagccaagacctcagaaaaaaaaatgatagacctccacaagtctggctcatcattgggagcaatttccaaacgcctgaaggtactacgttcatctgtacaaaaaaatagtacgcaagtataaacaccatgggaccacgcagccggcataccactcaggaaggcgacgtgttctgtctcctagagatgaacgtactttggtgtgaaaagtgcaaatcaatcccagaacaacagcaaaggaccttgtgaagatgctggaggaaacaggtacaaaagtatctatatccacagtaacatgagtcctatattgacataacctgaaaggctgctcagcaaggaagaatccaccgctccaaaaccgccataaaaaagccagactacggtttgcaactgcacacgtggacaaagatcgtactttttggagaaatgttctctggtttgataaaacaaaaatagaactgtttggccataatgaccatcgttatgtttggagaaaaagagggaggcttgcaagctgaagaacaccatcccaaccgtgaaacacgggggtggcagcatcatgttgtgggggtgctttgctgcaggagggactggtgcacttcacaaaatagatggcatcatgagttaggaaaattatgtggatatattgaagcaacatttcaagacatcagtcaggaagttaaagcttggttgcaaataggtcttccaaatggacaatgacccaaagcatacttccatagctgtggcaaaatggcttaaggacaacacagtaaaggtattggaatggacatcacaaagcctcttccctgacctcaatcccatagaaaatttgtgggcagaactgaaaaaaaatgtgcgagcaaggaggcctacaaacctgactcagttacaccagctctgtcagtaggaatgggccaaaattcccccaacttattgtgggaagcttgtggaaggctacccgaaacctttgactcaagttaaacaatttaaaggcaatgctaccagatactaattgggtgtatgtaaacttctgacccactgggaatgtgatgaaagaaataaaagctgaaataaataattatctctactatacctctgacatttcacattcttaaaataaagtggtgatcctaactgacctaaggctcTGAattatttactaggattaaatgtcaggaattgtgaaaaactgagtttaaatgtatttggctaaggtgtatgtacatttccgacttcaactgtatgtatgtatgtatgtatgtatgtatgtatgtatgtatgtatgtatgtatgtatgcatgtatgtatgcatgtatgtatgcatgtatgcatgtatgtacactgctcaaaaaaataaagggaacacttaaacaacacaatgtaactccaagtcaatcacacttctgtgaaatcaaactgtccacttaggaagcaacactgattgacaataaatttcacatgctgttgtgcaaatggaatagacaacaggtggaaattataggcaattagcaagacacccccaataaaggagtggttctgcaggtggtgaccacagaccacttctcagttcctatgcttcctggctgatgttttggtcacttttgaatgctggcagtgctttcactctagtggtagcatgagacggagtctacaacccacacaagtggctcaggtagtgcagctcatccaggatggcacatcaatgcgagctgtggcaagaaggtttgctgtgtctgtcagcgtagtgtccagagcatggagacgctaccaggagacaggccagtacattaggagatgtggaggaggccgtaggaggccaacaacccagcagcaggaccgctacctccgcctttgtgcaaggaggagcaggaggagcactgccagagccctgcaaaatgacctccagcaggccacaaatgtgcatgtgtctgctcaaacggtcagaaacagactccatgagggtggtatgagggcccgacgtccattgGAGTggaatttatcaacccatggaggtctggatttggagtcacactcaaaattaaagtggaaaaccacactacaggctgatccaactttgatgtaatgtccttaaaacaagtcaaaatgaggctcagtagtgtgtgtggcctccacgtgcctgtatgacctccctacaatgcctgggcatgctcctgatgaggtggtggatggtctcctgagggatctcctcccagacctggactaaagcatccgccaactcctggacagtgtgtggtgcaacgtggcgttggtggatggagcgagacatgatgtcccagatgtgctcaattggattcaggtctggggaacgggcgggccagtccatagcatcaatgccttcctcttgcaggaactgctgacacactccagccacatgaggtctagcattgtcttgcattaggaggaacccagggccaaccgcaccagcatatggtctcacaaggggtctgaggatctcatctcggtacctaatggcagtcaggctacctctggcgagcacatggagggctgtgcggccccccaaagaaatgccatcccacaccatgactgacccaccgccaaaccggtcatgctggaggctgttgcaggcagcagaacgttctccacggcgtctccagactctgtcacgtctgtcacatgtgctcagtgtgaacctgcttcatctgtgaagagcacagggcgccagtggcgaatttgccaatcttggtgttctctggcaaatgccaaacgtcctgcacggtgttggcctgtaagcacaacccccacctgtggacgtcgggccctcataccaccctcattgagtctgtttctgaccgtttgagcagacacatgcacatttgtggcctgctggaggtcattttgcagggctctggcagtgctcctccttgcacaaaggcggaggtagcagtcctgctactgggttgttgccctcctacggcctcctccacgtctcctgatgtactggcctgtctcctggtagcgcctctatgctttggacactacgctgacagacacagcaaaccttcttgccacagctcgcattgatgtgccatcctggatgagctgcactacctgagccacttgtgtgggttgtagactccgtctcatgctaccactagagtgaaagcactgccagcattcaaaagtgaccaaaacatcagccaggaagcgtaagaactgagaagtggtctgtggtcaccacctgcagaaccactcctttattgggggtgtcttgctaattgcctataatttccacctgttgtctattccatttgcacaacagaatGTGAAATTTACTGTCAATCAGTGtttcttcctaagtggacagtttgatttcacagaagtgtgattgacttggagttacattgtgttgtttaagtgttccctttatttttttgagcagtgtacatcgagtgtacaaaacattaggaacatagaAAAAGACtgcccaggtgaatccaggtgaaagttataatgccttattgatgtcacctgttaaatccacttcagggtagatgaaggggaagagacaggttaaagaaggatttcttaagccttgagacaattgagacatggattgtgtatgtgtgccattcagaaagtgaatgggcaagacaaaagatgtaagtgcctttgaacagggtatggtagtaggtggcaggcaccccggtttgagtgtgtcaacaactgcaacactgctgggtttttccatactcaacagtttcccatgtgtatcaagaatagtccaccatccaaaggacatccagccaacttgacacaaatgtgggaaCTGGGAAGAATttgcgtcaacatgggccagcatcccggtGGATCACTTTTggcaccttgtagtccatgccccgacgaattgaggctgttctgagggcaaaggggatgcaactcaatattatgaaggtgttcctaatgttttgtacactcagtgtaagtcAAGCATATTTGTGCGCTCTGAGCCTGAACTGTACTGAGTAATCCAGAATGAGACAAAGTAGAAATGTTGCATTCCACCTGGTTTAATTTTACTGTAGTTTGCTCTCAGAGTGTAGCAGAAACTTGACAAAGAGCTTCAACTCTCACTACTCAGAACAGTAGGCCTAAAGTATGACTGTCATTCTTCTTCTGGACAGCTTCCTCTACATCTGTATGGTGTTTGTTACACAGTATGTGTGGTGTGAACAGGATCGTCCTCTTCCTTAGTACTTCACATCTATTATCTCTAGTGGATCATTTCCATTAGAGGCATTGGGTATTCACTTGGAGAATAAGACAGAAGGAGCTGGTCCACAACTGGATAGGTAACCGATTTGATGATGGCCACTACACTCCCTTAGTTTTGGTAACTAAGTCTAAATCCATAGCAGTCCCACAAATGTGGATACCAGTCATGGGCAGTAAACCTCAGAGTAATTTAATAACAGTGACAGTGCACAGAAAAGAAATGTCTATATAGGCCAAGGGATAGGGGATATGCGTCCTTTCTTTGTGATTATGACCTCACTGCTTCTCAGTGTCTTCATGCCTCTCCAGTTACAGACTGGTGCATGTCTGATCACATATTTGGGACGGTGGACCAGGTCCGCTATGCACCCTGCATACTTTACTGATTTTCCATGGAATTTCCTTCTGACACTGGAGAATAACAATAGCTCTTTCAAGGTCCTACAAAAATACTGTATGTGGGAGAGAGAAAACAGTAGCTAATGCACAGTAACAAATTCAGTAAGATCTAGTCATATGGAACAAAGAGAAAGAGCGTGAGAGATAAAAAAGAAAGGGGAAAAGTTTCCCCTCAGTACCTGGCCGGGGTCCGTGTGGATGGCTTGGAATGATGTGGGGAGTCTTTGGAAGGCCAAGAAGAGTTCCGTGGTCAGCCCCCTTTACTTTAACTCCCTCTGGACAACGATCCAGGCAGATCTGTCCCTCTCCGGATCCTATGGATACTCTCTCTTTCCCAGCCACCAACAGACCTTGAGGCTCCAACTTCACTCAGCAGCCAGCTACACAGCAGCgcagacaaaaaaaactgaaaaaaagtTGTTTGGCTTCTCTTCCTGTGAGTGATGTCACATCCTGACTTTGTCTGCTAGGCCTCTGCtgtatctgtgtatgtgtgtgtttgtgaatggaAGACCTATAAATCAACAGAGGAGGTTCCTGTACTATAGGGGCGGGAAGAAGCCACC
The Salmo salar chromosome ssa16, Ssal_v3.1, whole genome shotgun sequence DNA segment above includes these coding regions:
- the mob3c gene encoding MOB kinase activator 3C isoform X2, which codes for MFVKPVQSPLRNPPPTHTHTYTHCPLGSRLNIESTFKTMALCLGQVFSKDKTFRPRKRFEPGTQRFELYKKAQASLKSGLDLRKVVQLPEGENINDWIAVHVVDFFNRINLIYGTVSEFCTERTCPIMSGGLRYEYRWQDGDDYKKPTKLPALKYMNLLMDWIETNINNEDIFPTRVGVPFPKNFQQVCKKILSRLFRVFVHVYIHHFDSICSMGAEAHINTCYKHYYYFISEFSLIEHSELEPLVREEVW
- the mob3c gene encoding MOB kinase activator 3C isoform X1, with the protein product MFVKPVQSPLRNPPPTHTHTYTHCPLGSRLNIESTFKTMALCLGQVFSKDKTFRPRKRFEPGTQRFELYKKAQASLKSGLDLRKVVQLPEGENINDWIAVHVVDFFNRINLIYGTVSEFCTERTCPIMSGGLRYEYRWQDGDDYKKPTKLPALKYMNLLMDWIETNINNEDIFPTRVGVPFPKNFQQVCKKILSRLFRVFVHVYIHHFDSICSMGAEAHINTCYKHYYYFISEFSLIEHSELEPLRAMTEKICN